In Oxobacter pfennigii, the genomic window TTCTTGGATGTGGTTTTTTAATGATGACATATTTTTCCTCCTTTCATGGATTTTTTTCCTTTAACATATCTATCAATATGTTCATTCCATTCTGTCAGAGGTTAGTCAATCATTTAAGCCATTTTTCTTATGCCAGCTCTTTGGCTTTAATGGCGGCTCCGCCTGCATCCCTCGCATAGGCATCCGCGCCTATGGATGCGGCAAACTCCGGAGTAATGGGTGCTCCTCCCACCAGGACTTTAAAGCCAGTCAGACCGCTGTTTTTTACAGCCTCAACGGTTTCTTTCATGGCAGGCATAGTTGTGGTCAGAAGTCCGGATAGTGCCACCACTTTAACATCAGGATTGGAATTTATTGTTTCAAGAAATTTTTCTTTTGAAACGTCAACTCCGAGATCTATTACATCGAAGCCTGCACTGCCTATCATAAGTGCTACTAGGTTCTTACCGATATCATGCAAGTCTCCCGCAACAGTTCCTATGATGCATTTTCCCAATGACGGTGCTCCGCTGCCTGAAAGTATGGGTTTAAGTACTTCAACGCCTTTTTGCATGGCTTTTCCTGCAACAAGCATTTCTGGGACAAATATTTCTCCTGCTGAAAATTTGTCACCTACTACTCCCATGGCATCTACCATAGCGGAAAGTATGTCTTGAGCATCCTGTCCTTCGTCTAAAGCTTCCTGTACCAGGCCAGTTACCAATTTTGTCTTGCCGGCTGCTACACTTGATTTTATATCATCAATTTTTGACATTTATATATCCTCCTTTATTTGTACCTTTATAAAGAAATTTGAATTATTTATAAAACTTTTTCCCATATGTGTTTACTTCATCCTGCATCCATAGGTTGACCTGTTTGGCATGCTCACGCCATGCAGCCCGCCCTAAATACATACCGCAGAAGGCATATCCGCCTCCGGGAGCCAGCTTATCAAGAGCTTCCCTTACGCATGAGCGTATTTCTTCTTCGCCTACATTAGCGGGATCTTTGGGCACAAAATCAAAACCTCCGCATACAACCAGCTTTCCCTTGTATTTTTCCTTTATGGCCAGCAAGTCATTTCCTGTCTGGGCAGGATCCCAATATACCACTCCGAAATCCATCATGTCTTCTAACTGGTCTTCACACCGTCCACAGTTATGGAACTGTACCGGGATTCCCCTGTTGACTGCATACTTTGACATTCTTGCATATATGGGCTTGAATATATCCCTGTATATTTCCATGGAGAAAAAGGGCTGATATTTATTGCATGAATCATCCAGCAAATAAAAGATGTCGGGCTTGTAGTATTCAACTACCTTTTCGCATATGGGTTCATAAAAATCGCATATCCAGTTTAAGAATTCCTTTACTGTTTCCGGTTCTTCCACCAGGGCACACAATGCTCCGGTAAATCCCATGTGGGCAACCAGATGCTGGAAGGGGCCAAATCCACCGCCGGATAAAACGGCTGTAGTTTTCCTGTTTATCCTCGCGGAATCTTTTTTAGCCATAGCCTCCCAGTCAATAGAATTAACGTCTACTTGTGGTTTCTTTACAACCTTATGCCATTGTGTTATGTCGTCAAGCTGAAAGTCCCAGGTTCTTGGTATAAACTGATAGCCTGTCTCCTCATTGGCTATATAAGGCACGCCCCACATATCGGTATACTCCAGAACTTCAGGTTTTCCGTCAGGTCCCATGGGCGGTCTTGTTCCGCTAATTTCCGGCGCGCTGGGATTGCACATAAGTGCCGGAACGCTGTCATCGATGGCTCCCCAAATGCCTCCCATTGTCCACCATGGCACATACTCCGGCATTTCCCCCCGGCCTAACCTCAGATAATTTTCCTTGGCAGATAGCATATTTATCCCTCCTAAATTTAATTGGCGACAGAGGCTTGAATTATCTTTCAGACTAAATAACGAATTAAAAGAACTTTTTCTCGAGACTTGCTAGGATTAAGGCAAAATAAGATAGGACTGTTTAGCAAAAAAGTTGTAAGAAATAAGTTAAAAGGATGCATTTTTCAATGAAGCCCCAAGAAAAACAAGAGTTGATAATTCTTAAGCTTTCATCGCAATACTTAATTTTATAATATCATCATTAGCAAATTTAGGTAAATATACAATAAAACCCAAATTTTATATGAAAATATGTGCTGCCAGCACATATGCCAATATGCTTTCAGGCCATGCTATTTAGACAGGAAAAAAAGCATCCTTATGGATGTCAGTATGTATTCCCTTGTGTATTTATCTCCGATATCATAGGCCATGTTAGCTATGATTTTATTGACACGGTAGGATAAGGTGTTTTTATGCATGAAAAGGTTTTTTGATGCCTGAAGCAAAGAACGCTCACA contains:
- a CDS encoding corrinoid protein codes for the protein MSKIDDIKSSVAAGKTKLVTGLVQEALDEGQDAQDILSAMVDAMGVVGDKFSAGEIFVPEMLVAGKAMQKGVEVLKPILSGSGAPSLGKCIIGTVAGDLHDIGKNLVALMIGSAGFDVIDLGVDVSKEKFLETINSNPDVKVVALSGLLTTTMPAMKETVEAVKNSGLTGFKVLVGGAPITPEFAASIGADAYARDAGGAAIKAKELA
- a CDS encoding uroporphyrinogen decarboxylase family protein — encoded protein: MLSAKENYLRLGRGEMPEYVPWWTMGGIWGAIDDSVPALMCNPSAPEISGTRPPMGPDGKPEVLEYTDMWGVPYIANEETGYQFIPRTWDFQLDDITQWHKVVKKPQVDVNSIDWEAMAKKDSARINRKTTAVLSGGGFGPFQHLVAHMGFTGALCALVEEPETVKEFLNWICDFYEPICEKVVEYYKPDIFYLLDDSCNKYQPFFSMEIYRDIFKPIYARMSKYAVNRGIPVQFHNCGRCEDQLEDMMDFGVVYWDPAQTGNDLLAIKEKYKGKLVVCGGFDFVPKDPANVGEEEIRSCVREALDKLAPGGGYAFCGMYLGRAAWREHAKQVNLWMQDEVNTYGKKFYK